One Firmicutes bacterium CAG:345 genomic region harbors:
- a CDS encoding rubredoxin (product inferred by homology to UniProt), whose protein sequence is MSNKYAGTKTEQNLRDAFAGESQARNKYTYFASVAKKEGYEQMAELFLKTADNEKEHAKMWFKELGELGDTKANLLAAAAGENYEWTDMYESFAKTAEEEGFLALAKKFRMVAAIEKRHEERYRSLLNNIETSQVFEKSEVKIWECRNCGHIVIGTKAPLVCPVCNHPQSFFEISKDNF, encoded by the coding sequence ATGTCAAACAAATATGCAGGAACAAAAACAGAACAAAATTTAAGAGACGCTTTTGCTGGAGAATCTCAAGCAAGAAACAAATATACCTATTTTGCTTCAGTAGCTAAAAAGGAAGGATATGAACAAATGGCTGAACTTTTCTTAAAAACTGCTGACAACGAAAAAGAACATGCAAAAATGTGGTTCAAAGAATTGGGTGAATTAGGTGATACAAAAGCTAATTTATTAGCTGCAGCCGCTGGTGAAAACTATGAATGGACCGATATGTATGAAAGCTTTGCTAAAACTGCTGAAGAAGAAGGTTTCTTAGCTTTAGCCAAAAAATTCAGAATGGTTGCCGCAATTGAAAAAAGACACGAAGAGAGATATAGATCTTTATTAAACAATATCGAAACTTCCCAAGTATTCGAAAAATCCGAAGTTAAAATTTGGGAATGCAGAAACTGCGGACATATTGTTATTGGAACTAAAGCACCACTTGTTTGTCCAGTTTGCAATCACCCACAAAGTTTCTTTGAAATCTCTAAAGATAACTTCTAA
- a CDS encoding putative uncharacterized protein (product inferred by homology to UniProt), which produces MEYTIGQIANMFGLTISTLRYYDKEGLFGEIERKSTVRKFHEKDIETLRVIQCLKKSGLEIKEIKYFMDLCKKGKDTYAERKEIFEKQKEKVIQEIKNLNETLDMINFKCWYYEKAILDGNEDNIKKMKVTGFPEEIELLYNKTHRDLRT; this is translated from the coding sequence ATGGAATATACAATCGGTCAAATTGCAAATATGTTTGGATTAACGATATCCACTTTACGCTATTATGATAAAGAAGGTCTTTTTGGAGAAATTGAAAGGAAATCTACAGTTCGTAAATTTCATGAAAAAGATATTGAAACATTAAGAGTAATTCAATGTTTAAAAAAATCAGGATTGGAAATTAAAGAAATAAAATATTTTATGGATTTATGCAAAAAAGGAAAAGATACCTATGCTGAAAGAAAAGAAATTTTTGAAAAGCAAAAAGAGAAAGTTATTCAAGAAATCAAAAATTTGAATGAAACTTTAGATATGATAAATTTTAAATGCTGGTATTATGAAAAAGCTATATTAGATGGCAATGAAGACAATATAAAAAAGATGAAAGTGACAGGTTTTCCTGAAGAAATAGAATTGCTTTATAATAAAACTCATCGCGATTTAAGAACATAA